The Triticum aestivum cultivar Chinese Spring chromosome 4B, IWGSC CS RefSeq v2.1, whole genome shotgun sequence sequence aagaatctagcacgtctccgaagggtgagtgctgaaagatatccacggcggtaaactccatgactggagcccggTTAGATTCAACGGGTACGAGtgcgcgcggtccggaacacactgccggagatgagtccgggggtccggagacacagatccTTTTAGGAGAGGAgtttgtgttcggctccaacgccgaggagtgtgcggcctccggggcggggtccatccacccgtccttggaaggcacgaCCCGATGTGGAGCGAGGTCCGGAgcggtagcaggtgcgatgtttcgaatactgtccgactgccgATCTAGGTCGGGCAtgtcgtgattgttcggcgctcctgacacaagtccgaatccgtcgaagatcaagtctccgcggatgtcggtggtgtagtttaggtttccaaacctgacctggtgaccgggggcgtagctatcgatctgctccagatggccaagcgaattggcccgcagtgcgaagccgccgaacacgaagatctgtccgggaagaaaagtctcgcCCCAGACAtcgtggttgaaggttggagaagccatctaaccttgtagcgacgacacagaggaactctcaatgaaagcaccaatgtcggtgtcaaaaccggcggatctcgggtagggggttccgaactatgcgtctaaggctaatggcaaCAGGAGActgggggcacgatgttttacccaagttcgggccctctcgatggaggtaataccctacttcctgcttgattgatcttgatgatatgagtattacaagagttgatctaccacgagatcagagaggctaaaccctagaagctagcctatggtatgatcgttgatgatgatcgtgagtcctatggactaaaccctccggtttatatagacaccggagggggctagggttacacagagtcggtttatagaggaggagatctacatccggatcgccaagcttgccttccacgccaaggagagtcccatccggacacgggacgaagtcttctgtcttgtatcttcatagtccaacagtccggccaaagtatatagtccggcagtccggatacccccttatccaggactccctcaacgaccagTCTGGCCACCTGGCTGCCACTTGTCGCGCCACCTGGCTGCTACTTGTCGCGTTGTGATAGGCCGGGGACCAAATCATCACATCCAATGCAAATTGGGGTAGGGTGAAGTTGCATTTTGCAAATTTGAAACTAAATCATCACATTTCATGCAAGTTGGGTTGAAACTATATCATCACATTTCATGCAAGTTGGGGTACCTGACTGAACTGTCTGGTTCTTTTGAACTGAACCTACATGAACATATCTTCCTACGTTCTTCCTGGCTTGCAGGTTTCACCTTGTTTTCTTTTGACTTAGCACAACTTTATATATACGCTTCCTGGTACACAAATGAATCTATTTGTGTAAGCGGCTCCAACGCGCCACTATGTCATTCCATATTACTTTCCCACGCAGGCTATCCCTAACAATGTTCGTGAGTAGGTCAACCCAAAGGTCTGAAGACATGGCTATACAGCAAACCATATCGAGTGCAAAATGGGACATCAACATTTACAAAAAGCTCAGCTGACTGCGGAATAAGTTTGCGCAAGTAACATCGCCATACAAAATAAACCTCGATCTGGCCCATCCTTCTAAAAGCACGAAACGTAAAATGTGCTTACAAGGATAGTGCTGCTAACTTCTACGCTCTAACTGCAGCCCGTGCGCCCCGTCGAAACTGACAACAGCTTGTCCTTCTTCAGAAGATGGGAGGGGAAGGGGGACTTGCAGGCCCCGATGTGGGATTTGAGCTTGGGAATATTTGGGTGGGCGCTCCTGCATCTGTGGCACCTTAGCTCCATTGCGAGAAGCTTCTCATCAGGGTTGATAGTCGCAGATCCATGCTGGTCAACGTCGTCCATGACATCAACAgaatcaaggaaaaatgcactggTGAAGGAGTTCCAGTGCTTCTTGTTTTTCAAGCTGGGTGAGTTGAAATCCTGGCTTATGACATGGAGGTGCAACTGCCGCATGGACGGAACCTGCAGAAACCAAGACAGATAAGATCGCTCTTGCTCATGCCATCCATCACAAAGTTTAGAGACCAGTTGGAAATAAATAGTTAAACACTGGGTTATAGCAGTACCGAATGATATCCAAGCCTGAACGTCAGAGATGCGTCTTCCTCTAGGAACTTATGTGCCCACTTCAGCCCAGCTGAATGCAAACTCCTAAGCAGTGGTAAGTGCACTTTCTTGACATCTGCTAGAGAATCAAGACCATCTGTCCTAGATATCACCAacacatgccttttggcctgcatATATAAACAGCTTAGCTGAGATGTCAAGAAGAGCACTAGGAATGAAGGAGAAAGGGTATATATTTAAGTTCAGAATACCTTGGGATAGAGGTCCTTCAGAACAACAAATTCATCAGATATCTCAAGGATAGAATCCGCGTTCTTATATTTTTCTGGGTGCATGGCAACCTCATAAAGGGATTGTGCCCAGGATCCCCAAGTCTTGTTGGTGACCCCACCATTCTTCTTGTTGTCTTCCTCTCTTGCTTGGTTTGGAGCATCAGATGAACCCATGGAGTTATCATGATAACTTAGTGTGTTGGTCCCTTTGCGCTCATGGTGTTGACTTGTGAAGTCAAAATAGATGGAAGCAACTTACACTTTTTGGTCCTTTCAGAATCATCGATGCCCTCTCGCTTCGTTTTTGAATCATTAGGTGAAATCACTCCAGATGCTGACTTCCTTGATGAAGTTTCATCATTCTGCTTCCCTGGGTAGCTCCGAGCAATGGATGCAAAGTTCTCAAAAACTGAATTATATGCCTCACGAAGAACGTTACACCCTTTGGTATAGTCATTCTTCAGACAATCTGGACGCATTGGGTTCATATTTGGTCCGAGCACATGTATGACATGGGTCACCCCTTCCTGTTGATGCAGAGGGGAAGTTGATGGAAGTGGAACAGCAACAGAGTTACCAGGTCTCAACGTGTCAGcacattccttggttgcatgctgtAAAGCTTCTCCAGCAGCATTAAATATAGCTGCATTAACCCCTCCACCTCCAGGTTTTAACCTCCTGCATGAAACACTTACAGATATTATCTCGAGGGCCATGATAGAGGAGGGTCCTAACAATTTTTGCTTGCGATAGACAAAAACAAAAGGTCCAGTTTGACTCCCAACAAGGATAAAGCAGGATTCAAGTACTCAACATATACTTACAAAAAATAACCTGAAAGTATATCTGCATTTGATAGGACCTGCACATCGTAAGAATTGAAAGTGACAAAAATAATTACCAGTTGGCAGCATTAGCAATGACGTTGCATTGAAGACCTCCTTTGGAGTGCAACTGAGTGATGTCTCCCACAAATGTGAAAAATCTGCTGGAGTCAAAGCTCTTCTTAGCAGCCTTGTCCTTGACTAATGACAATATTCTTGATTTTTGGCTCAAGTCAACAAGAACTAGTCTTACATTATCATGCTTCTGCACGAAATCAGTAGCTGCATCTACTATAACCTCAGATGCTTTctcaagatcgaactggaagtcgGCAGTAGAAATCGATGGAAATGCCAGAGTGCACAAACTGGTGTCAGAAGAAACCCTTTCCTTACTTTGTTCTCCTTTTTCCTTCAGGTTATCCAACTTCTTTTCTACTTGCATTGAACAGGCGCCACCAGCTTCAAGGTTCTCCTGTTTCAACGTTGTATTTTGCTGCCCTGTCTTTCTTTCACTTGATGTAACCATAGTTCCACTGGACTTGTTGACGCTAGAAGTATCTGCCTTCTTGAGAAATTTCATTATACCAGTTTGTACGGGCCCTTTGCTCTTCTGACCAAATACTCCTGAAGCAAGACTATGTGAAGGCCCTAAAGCACTATACATGTCAACTGCCTTCTTAATGTCATCGTCATCCGTACAGAACGTGATCCGACTGAAACCTTCAGTCAGCAAGGGTGCCTGTTTGTTCTTCAACATGCGGTTCACAACCATGGCAGCCATTCCGCCCTGCACATTTCCTTCGTGGCTAGTCCGGCTAACTGAGCGTGAGATGCAAACCTTTGCAGGAAGATCCAAGAAAACAGCATGCACATCCGCTTGTACCGTGCAGCCAAGCTTCACAAAATCAGAGCGCTGCTCTCGTTCCAAGTTGCATCGGTCAATGAGAACACTCTTTCCCTCCTTCAAAGCGTCCGCTGCGGCCTTCAAGCACTGTATTTTGGTTCCAGCTTTGCCCTTTCCAATTGTATCCTAGAAAACAATAAAGACCCACACAGAATCCTGTCACAATTGCTGTAGTTTTGGTCGACGACATGGTTATTAACATTCAAGCCAAGTAAAAATTGCACTGCCTGAATCACCCAACTTACTCATGGAATAAGATTTCGGTGTTTTAACTTTGAGATGTTATCCGGTGCTACCATGAGACTGAAACTACGGTTTCAAAGTAGTGATCCATTAAAAAATTATGCAAAATATAGGCAATTTCAAAGCCCAATCAGATGAGCCCGCATTAGGCATTACGGAATGCTTGTCTAGAGACATCAAATTCACAACTGAGACGGAAAGCAATGGCACCAACGCTGAGCAAATTATCACGTAGAGAGAATGGAGCGCGTGGGGCGCACCTGGCAGACGCGGGCCCATGGGCGGCCAGCAGCGGCGGCACCGGCCATGACGGCCTCGGCGAACGTGGACTTGCCGCTGCCCGGGGGGCCGACGAGAATCACCACCACCTGCTTCCCGGCGTCCTCCCTCGTGTCCGCGTCCGCGCCTGCACGGAATGGTTAGAGACAGCGGCGCGCTAGGGTTTTAGCGTCGACGGGTGGCACTGGTTCGATCGATTAGACGAGGAAAAGGGGCAAAAATCACCTGGGGCTGCAACGGAAGTCGATGGAGCGGCAGGGGAACCGCCTTCGCCGGGATCCATTCCCGCAGAAACTCCAAAGGAGAGGGACCGGGGGCCTCTCGCCGGCGGCTAATCGGCTATGGCGGAAGTGGGGGGAGAAGAGGGGATGGGTGGGGGCCGACGTGCAAACGGTCTGGGGTCTGGCTGTCAGCGCCTCCATAAGAGCTAAGCTAATCAGAGCCGTTAATCGTTCAGCGTTATGTAAAAGAAGGATTggaaaagcaaaaataaaaaatagtGAGGTGTGGCTGCTGGGATTCGAGCCCAGGTCTCCACGGCCACAACGTGGAATTCTCACCACTAAACCACAGCCACTTAGATGTTCAGGGGCACACAGAAAAGTTACTTAACATCTATGAAACGTTTTCTATAATACTCCAGCAAAATCGTTGGGTTTAATTCTTACAAATCACGGTGTATTCCTGTGCTCAAAATCTGCCTCATCATTACGATAGACGGCATTATTTTTACAGAACCACGCAGAGAAAGCCAAACAGGCTTGATTAATCAGTACTCGTTGAAATGTATGGCGCCGAGCTTCCACACGAGGTACGTGGTCCCGAACATGACGGTGGTGATGATCCCGAAGGACGCGGCGACGATGAGCACGTCCGTGCCCACGGGCAGCGCCGCCAGCCAGTCGAACGTCCACCCGTCCTTGGGCATGCCGCGCTTGGTGTCGTCCAGCAGGTTGCTCGGCGCCTCCGGCAGCCCCGACCGCTTCCGCCCGCCCTTCTTCCCGCCGTCCGTCTCCCGCAGCGCGTCCAGCACCCGGCTCCCGAACTCCGGCTTGGACGATGAAGAGCCCTTCTTGTCCGCCGGCGACGCCCCGCCCCCTGGCTCCGCGTACTTGCCCAGCACGCGCGCCGCGCGCAGCCGCTCCCGCGCCGTCAGCGGCACCCGCTTCGGCGGTTCGCCCGGCTGCGGCTGCTGGCCGTTGCCGGACGCCACCGGGTTCACGCCAGCGCTGATGGTTGTACTTTCCtgcgcctccgccggcgccgcccggtCGTTGTCCGTGGTCGCGCAGGGTCTTGCGTGCTTGAGCTCATTCTGAGGCCTTTGCGGGGCGGCAGCGGTTCCTATCTTGTGGAAAGCATGCCTGGAGCAGAAGGCGAGCTGGGTGTAGGACGGGGAAGATCTGGAGATGCCTCCTAGCTGTTGTACATACACATCCGGTTGCGCCAAGAACCAAAGATTCAGTAAGCTAATTATCTCATTTCGCCAACAATTTTTGCTGTGATTCTAGATAGTCCAACAACTAGCTGGGAACTTGTCAAGATAATTCAAGATACGAACTGAACTGAGCAGCAGAATTTCAATCTTTTCGTGCACTAAACTCGTTACAACAAGAGGCATGGCCGGCATAACTTTGGctataatttaaaaaaaaatattgAAGCAGAGAATTCAAACGACGACACGATTCCTAGCAGCTTGAGGAGTGAAAAAGGATGGGAAGGAAGAAGATGAAGCGGGAGCTTACTTTGGCAGTGGCAGTCTTGGAGGGAGAGGAACCGAGGCTGGTGGCAGCCATCTTCTTCTCACCTGCTCGGCCACTGCATTTTGTGCTCTAGGCCAGAAGAGATAGAATTTGTGAGGCCATCCCGTAGGGGACGACTGCTTACATCAGGCAGCTTGTTGGGCCGGGCCGATTTGTTGGTGCTAACGGTACGCTGTAGTAGTATTGTAGTGAACACGGTCCACACCTATGGCCACAGGAAgttctcaaaaaataaaaaaactatggCCACAGGATGTTGTACTGAACTACTGACAAAGCCAGAGAAATTTCCCTAAAATAAAGAAGCCAGAGAACTATGCACATGTATACATAGTAACATGTCAGTATGTATTCCCGTAACCCAGTCCACAAATCTGAGTCGACAGTTTACATTTTACTCTCTTGATTGATTCAACTATGTACAGGCCCTCTCAGATCACACACTACATCCCCTAAAGACTAAATTACTTGCAACCATTTCGAGAAAACAATGCTTGCGAGTTGCAACCCTAGCCTTCTTCTACCTAAGAACTGGCTTCTCTCCAGTTGCCGACAACTGCACATCTCCATTCAGGACGGAAACCACAAACCTTTCAGCTTCTTCCATTGACACCTCACCCTTATACACAGCGAACCTCCCCCGGCGAGGCTTGTACGCGATAAGGAGCTTATCGGACGACTTGTATCCGGACTTGTCGAACGAGGACAGGAACGCAGATTGTTTGTTGCCGTCCAACAAGGCGTAGGTGATTGCGTTTCCAGAGTTGTAGCTCTGACCCCTGATcagagtcttctgagatatctggATGCAGAAAACACAAGGCGACAAGACATGCGTtagaagctactccctccgttcggaattacttgtcgtgaaaatggatgtatctagaactaaaatatgtctagatacatccatttctgcgacaagtaattccgaacagagggagtagataatGTGGCTAGGCAGGAAGAACAAGCAGTTTGATGCTTCCGCATATCGTCAAATTGGCTTTAAGGGGGAAACAAACCTCAGACAGGATGCTCTCCAGCTTTTCCTTGGCTTTGTTGGACTTGAAAACACCAATGATGCATACTGGAGCCTTCTCTCCACAGGTTTCCTCGAAATTTGAGGCGGTGAGGAGAGGGATTTTGTTTTCCTTCGGTTCACTTGCCTTGGCAGGTTTCTTAGCCTGTTCCGATGctagcttcttgttcttcttctcaaAACTTTCTAGCAGAGTCTTCAATTCCTTGATACCAGATTGGAGATCTTTCACTGAAATACCATCCTTCAGAAGTTGCACCTCACCGTTAACCGTTCGACCAACAAGCGCTGGAACATTCTTCACGCCAAGGCGTTTGAGCAGTGGAAGGGAAACATCCTGAACCTTAACAAGGAAAACAAAAAGTTCATAGTAAATTAATACTCCTGGTCCTTAATTGTTAAGTAATTGTTAGCTGGCATGGCTAATCTAGCAAATGTTACTGTAAGATCAAAGATACAACACAGCTATCACTGGCCTCTTTCGGTGCAAGAAATCTCTGTCATGCCTCAATGTAGAATTAATCCCTATAACCATTGCTTAAAAAAACAGACTATCTATAAAGCACGATGCCAGTACAGCAAGTTATGTACCAAGCCTACACACGAAAAGCGGATGACCAGCGCCAGTGCTGACCTAATTTTCTCAAGCAAAGAAGTGATGACAAGGTACAATTCTTACCTCTGCATCATAGAATATCAAACGACTGTGGAACATCCCACTGACTGCTCGCCACATCGCTGGTGTATCCTTCTTTGTTGACAGCAAAAGCACTTCAGGAAGGTTTGGCAAGGCACTGGAAGGGAAATTGAATTGGGTAATGTCAACCCGTCTGGAGAATCTCGGCAGGTGTTCTTGACAGAATGTCTTCAGGCTCTTAGCATCACTATCTCCAGAGTACTCATGCAAAGACCCTTTCTCTGCAGTGCTGTACGAATAAATGAAGAGACGAGCGGATTTTCCTACTGAAACCCCGTTTTTCTTGCAAAGGGCCTTTTCATTATCACAATTTACCTTGCCAGCCTGCATCAACAGAATCACTGTATAAACTTTTCTTGCTCTATGTTAACTGCGAAGGACCAGCATTACATAAATTTAATCAGCTTACCCTCACTGCACCATCCAACGAACGAGCCACATCCTCCAGAACACTTTCAAGCACAAATTGACCTTTTGCTTGTTGTGTATAGAATAGCAGAAGCCAAGTTATTCCTTGGTCAGCTATTTCTTTGTTGAATGTTTGCATCGTAACCTCCTGAATGGTGACAGGGTTTGTATGCTGACTGGAAGTTCTCGCGCTGGGTCTACCAGAACCAGCAAATCCACCATGCTGGCTACCACCCATTGATCCACCAGCAAACATGTTGGAGAAAACATCACCAAGATCAAAGCCAAACGGATTTCCTCCGCCAGCCCCAGGGTTGCCACCAAACGAGAAGGAGAATGTTTTTGAATTTCCCTGACCACCCATTGTCTGCCATCCATCACCGGATGAGAAATAGGTAGTCCTGGGGCCACCACCAGTGAAGTCATGGCTCCCAAAATTTCCAGCACCCATACCTGGGTTACCCTTCTCATCACCGTAGAGATCATAGTTTTTCCTCTTCTCTTCATCTGACAAAATTTCATGCGCTGCAAACGTGACACGAATGCACATTAGAAAATTCAGAGTCACAGTAAAGGATGCACTCATAGTTCGATTTATCGCCTCTTTTTAACCACAGAACGAAAAACAATTCACTAACAGGAGTTACAGAATCCTTGGTGGACTGATAAATCAATTG is a genomic window containing:
- the LOC123092448 gene encoding transcription factor bHLH140; the encoded protein is MDPGEGGSPAAPSTSVAAPGADADTREDAGKQVVVILVGPPGSGKSTFAEAVMAGAAAAGRPWARVCQDTIGKGKAGTKIQCLKAAADALKEGKSVLIDRCNLEREQRSDFVKLGCTVQADVHAVFLDLPAKVCISRSVSRTSHEGNVQGGMAAMVVNRMLKNKQAPLLTEGFSRITFCTDDDDIKKAVDMYSALGPSHSLASGVFGQKSKGPVQTGIMKFLKKADTSSVNKSSGTMVTSSERKTGQQNTTLKQENLEAGGACSMQVEKKLDNLKEKGEQSKERVSSDTSLCTLAFPSISTADFQFDLEKASEVIVDAATDFVQKHDNVRLVLVDLSQKSRILSLVKDKAAKKSFDSSRFFTFVGDITQLHSKGGLQCNVIANAANWRLKPGGGGVNAAIFNAAGEALQHATKECADTLRPGNSVAVPLPSTSPLHQQEGVTHVIHVLGPNMNPMRPDCLKNDYTKGCNVLREAYNSVFENFASIARSYPGKQNDETSSRKSASGVISPNDSKTKREGIDDSERTKKWTNTLSYHDNSMGSSDAPNQAREEDNKKNGGVTNKTWGSWAQSLYEVAMHPEKYKNADSILEISDEFVVLKDLYPKAKRHVLVISRTDGLDSLADVKKVHLPLLRSLHSAGLKWAHKFLEEDASLTFRLGYHSVPSMRQLHLHVISQDFNSPSLKNKKHWNSFTSAFFLDSVDVMDDVDQHGSATINPDEKLLAMELRCHRCRSAHPNIPKLKSHIGACKSPFPSHLLKKDKLLSVSTGRTGCS
- the LOC123092447 gene encoding uncharacterized protein, whose amino-acid sequence is MAATSLGSSPSKTATAKLGGISRSSPSYTQLAFCSRHAFHKIGTAAAPQRPQNELKHARPCATTDNDRAAPAEAQESTTISAGVNPVASGNGQQPQPGEPPKRVPLTARERLRAARVLGKYAEPGGGASPADKKGSSSSKPEFGSRVLDALRETDGGKKGGRKRSGLPEAPSNLLDDTKRGMPKDGWTFDWLAALPVGTDVLIVAASFGIITTVMFGTTYLVWKLGAIHFNEY
- the LOC123092446 gene encoding dnaJ protein ERDJ3A; translated protein: MGIPIRSLLVASLVLSSIALHVAAKTLDPYKVLGVDKNASQRDIKKAFHKLSLKYHPDKNKEKGAQQKFEEINNAHEILSDEEKRKNYDLYGDEKGNPGMGAGNFGSHDFTGGGPRTTYFSSGDGWQTMGGQGNSKTFSFSFGGNPGAGGGNPFGFDLGDVFSNMFAGGSMGGSQHGGFAGSGRPSARTSSQHTNPVTIQEVTMQTFNKEIADQGITWLLLFYTQQAKGQFVLESVLEDVARSLDGAVRAGKVNCDNEKALCKKNGVSVGKSARLFIYSYSTAEKGSLHEYSGDSDAKSLKTFCQEHLPRFSRRVDITQFNFPSSALPNLPEVLLLSTKKDTPAMWRAVSGMFHSRLIFYDAEVQDVSLPLLKRLGVKNVPALVGRTVNGEVQLLKDGISVKDLQSGIKELKTLLESFEKKNKKLASEQAKKPAKASEPKENKIPLLTASNFEETCGEKAPVCIIGVFKSNKAKEKLESILSEISQKTLIRGQSYNSGNAITYALLDGNKQSAFLSSFDKSGYKSSDKLLIAYKPRRGRFAVYKGEVSMEEAERFVVSVLNGDVQLSATGEKPVLR